In Deltaproteobacteria bacterium, one DNA window encodes the following:
- a CDS encoding rhomboid family intramembrane serine protease, with amino-acid sequence MIPLRDNIPSHTTPVVNYTLIGVNVLVFLFELSLGTELQKWVHVFGMVPERIVYIVFNAPQYFYIALISLFSSMFLHGGFLHIIGNMLFLYIFGDNVEDALGHVRYLVFYLGSGIAASMAQLIVHPGSQIPTIGASGAIAGVMGAYFLLYPRSKVLTLIPIFFFFQVFEIPAVIFLGLWFLIQFFLGSFSIAGATGSAGVAFWAHIGGFAVGAGYIFLRYGGTVRRNFAR; translated from the coding sequence TTGATCCCTTTAAGAGATAACATACCTTCCCACACCACACCGGTTGTAAACTATACCCTCATAGGCGTAAACGTCCTGGTTTTCCTCTTTGAGCTGTCCCTGGGTACCGAGCTACAGAAGTGGGTCCACGTCTTCGGGATGGTGCCGGAACGCATCGTGTACATTGTATTCAATGCACCCCAGTATTTTTATATTGCCCTTATTTCTCTGTTCTCATCCATGTTCCTGCACGGAGGGTTCCTGCACATCATCGGCAATATGCTTTTTCTCTACATCTTCGGCGACAACGTAGAGGATGCTCTCGGGCATGTCCGGTACCTGGTTTTCTATCTGGGAAGCGGCATTGCCGCTTCCATGGCCCAACTCATTGTTCACCCCGGATCCCAGATCCCCACGATCGGTGCCAGTGGAGCAATCGCCGGTGTGATGGGAGCCTATTTCCTGCTTTATCCCCGTTCAAAGGTTCTGACCCTGATACCCATCTTTTTCTTTTTTCAGGTGTTTGAGATCCCGGCCGTCATCTTCCTCGGCCTGTGGTTTCTCATCCAGTTCTTTCTGGGGTCCTTTTCCATCGCGGGGGCTACCGGTTCAGCGGGGGTCGCCTTCTGGGCCCATATCGGGGGGTTCGCTGTGGGAGCAGGGTATATTTTTCTCAGATATGGTGGAACTGTCAGGCGAAATTTCGCGCGCTGA